Genomic window (Oenanthe melanoleuca isolate GR-GAL-2019-014 chromosome 1A, OMel1.0, whole genome shotgun sequence):
AGAGTTGCTATTATTCCTATGTAGCACAGTCACTGCAGTGCTTTCTGCACAGTTCTTCAAATACTTCATTATTTTAACTTTGTAAAATACATATTGGATTTCTGAGTTATCACAGTTTAAAGACCACTGACCTATGCATATTTGCAGTTTACAATGCAATGTCATAGTCATTTGATTATGACTTTTTTTACTTACGTCATCCTTGTAGCATGTAAACGAGAAAAAACTTGATTAGGAAAACAGTAACAGGAGCATTTCATTTGTTAATTATAATGTTTAAGAAAAAGGATAATAATTTCTTCACACAGAAGTAACTGCACTTCAGTGTTTCAGGCAAAGAAATTCTGCATTACTGTGATGAATTTTTTCCTCAAACCTCTAATCTAAAGTTACTcggtattttaaaaacaagtgctattttcttttatggTTAATCAGAGAACATGCCAGAGTTTATGCTTCCACTCCATTAATTTCATGTCTAGAACTTATTTCAGCTAAACCCATGATTCTGGTCCAACTCTTTCCACTTCCAGCTATCATACACAAGTAGTATGATCTGCACTGACACATTTTGTACTTATTTTTTGTAGGTTATGTTAACAGAGCACTACTTAGAAAAACTCATTCCTTTTGAAAATGGCATCCAGCAATAAAATGACTGGCTGGGTAaaggtgaatttttttaatatagcaGTATTGAGTTTTAAATACCAATTTTCAAAAAACTGTTTGGTTCAGACTTTTTCAGAGTCTTTGCAGCATACACTACAACTATCTGCTACTAGCAGTGAGATTCAAATTGAAGTCTGATACCAAAGGGGAGAAGTAAAACAAAGGAGAACACATGCAAGTGTCAGAGATGTATCAACTAAACTATGACTAACAATTTCACTAATGACTTAAGCTTAAAAAAAGTGACTGTACTTTTCTGGTTTGCCTGTTTTTTCGTTAACTAGATGGTCAATATAATCACCTCCAAAAGTTGTGGGATACGAAGAGCTCAATGAAAATTGAGATAAGAAAACTACTGTGACTTGTAACACAAAAAGATTCAGTGTTGGAAGCTTAAAGTTAAGAATTACACCAGaaagaaatattacaaaaagtaaagaggaaaaaaaaaaagacaaaacaattctGGGGTTTAAGTACTGTGACCTTACCTCAAACTGAGGCCAATTCATTGACATCCCTGGACCTTGATTAGCTCTAAACCACCGCAAGTCTTCAACAGCATCTGCTGTTTTGATATTCTGTTCCAGCTCACGGTAGATATTTTTGTAACTGCAAAGCAAATAGGTCTTTTAATTTAGTATAACATTTAGAATCATGGCAAATCCCTAGAtggtttattaaaaatatatgttaaaGTTCACAATAGTATTGAAAAAACTTCTAGGAAGATAAGACTTTTAAAAACTGACAGACATGTTAACTGCCTGTAAAAAGGGAAGAGTGGTTCAACAAGTAAACTTGCTGAAAGTTTACCACACCATAAAATCCTTGTTTACCAGATTTTAAAACTATTACTCTCTTGTAATTTAATTGgctgtcattaaaaaaatatatacatagGACTGTATTTAAACTACTGAGCAGCAGTCTTGAAGTTTCTTGAATTTCAAAGCTTATCTACAAGACAGTGGAAACTGGTTTTGTGCTAAGTCCATAGGACTCCGTGAAAACTTCTGTTGTAATCCAGTGAGAATTGTAAGCAATTATAAAAATACACCCCCCAACTTCAAGCAGAGGTAAATGAGAAACATTCTCCTATGCAGGTATAACATCTGCCAACTGCTTTTACTGGTCTGGGTACTCTTATACTATTTATATCAAGAACTGTGAAAAAGAACcatactacttttttttttctctcttattgTAGTTGTTTTTCATTAACAGAATAGAAGCCATATTGCAGATACAGCTCTGATCCCTTGATACCAGACCATGCACATGGTAATGTGCATGACAATATATTTATATCAAAGCCACCAATATGGTGCAGTATGGAACTCagagtataaaaaaaaaaatctcaacacaAGGCTTAAAATTAGACACAGAACAGccattatattattatatagtTAAGATGCTATTATACTCAAGGCAGAGAATTTGTGAAAATCCTTCCAGACTAAATCACACAAGATTTAGAACTAGAATTCATTAGTACTACATTGTCAAGGAGCTAAACTTTCTCAAAATACATTTCCACATTTCTCAATTTCTATATAAGACTTGATTGCTTtaacatatacatatacacagtCATTTCAATGTATTTAAGCAATAAAGAGCCATGTGTTTTGAGAAAGAGAATACATCATTAGTAGCCATCAGTTAAATTAACAAACTTTAGGTCTACATCTGTAGAAAACATGGCAGGCTATTTTCTGAACTGTGCTCTTTAGTATCACTGAAGTTAAAAATCAAACTTTCTTTTCAGGACtaattatacattttttatCTCTGTACTAAAAGAGGCAGAGATAAGGAAACAGACAAACAGttacagctgctttttcccttgTTTCACCCTAATGGTTCTATTCTTTGTTTGATGCTTATTATTATGACTACTCCTGGAATTCTTAAAGTATCTTAAAAGGAAATCACTGCCTCTCCACTCAGTCATTTTCTATGGTCTTCCACCCACCTTGTCCACTAGGTCAACTAGTGgtcatttatttctgttttgtaattttctttacCTTGATGAAACTGAATCAAATGGGCAGCAATTCTACCATCTATCTACTCTGAGAGTAAAAAAGAACCTATCTCCCACAGCAGTTCCATAGGAATTTGAAGCAACCCAAAATGGTAATGATGCCAAAATAAGTGGTTTTGCCCTTATCTATTGCTTGCTCTGTTTTTGTTCTTGCCTCTGTACCACCCCCTTCCCTCATGCCAGTATTAACATTTGTGTGACAGCATAGCAAGGCACTTTGGGACACTGCTCAGattaaaagcaaatttctcCTTGTACTTGAAGTGCTAACCAGAGTGCACATGACCTCTGCTGTTAGAAGTGGGATGTAAAATACCACCATGGTTATAGCACTCACTGCAAGTACTCCTGTGTCTGGAGCTCCCTACCAAAAGTTTAGCTTTCTTGGAAAACAGTGAGGGCtcaggcagaaagaaaaaaatacaagacaTGATTGATACATATGACAGTATAAAGAGCAGACTCTGAGATTAAGATGGACAAGAGTTCAGCAGTGGTTAACTGATGGATCTCAAATTTATCCCCAGATAAAGGTAATCTCATTACTGAGCTCTAACATTTTAACAATAAATGTATTGACTACAAATTTCATGCTGTCCTGCACTAATAAATTCTAATTTGTTCTCCAATAAACATGCAGGACACATAATACACCAAACTCCTCTTTTCCCCATCTTTGATCCAGCATTTTTTGATTCTAAGCACTGAATCCTTTCTAATTGGAACAtatttgtttataaaatatcacaaaaatGAAGGTTTGCTGTTTCTGGCAAATGCTAGAGATAGATTttagacaaaacaaaaaattaatctctttcaCTTACACATTCAAACTGAAGTAACACATTAGAAAGAAATCAGAACACTGAACTTTGATCTACTTGAAGCATTTATTACTTTTCAccagaaacataattttaagcttaaaaaataatttttaaggaaaagaataCTAAGCATTGATTTTGATGTCTTACAGTTTTACCTTGCAACGTTGGACAAGTCAAGGTGTTTCTGAACTTCCAGTAACACTTCCCGGAAGAAACGCAACCGCTTTTCCTCaaactgctggcactgctcaaaTACCTGCTCCATGTTCTCCATATACTGAGGAGTGGCATTATCTAGTTCTTTCAGTGATTTTTCATACTTTTCTTTTGTCTGGGGGGTACAAAACCAAACTGTtagcaatatattttattactgCCCTACAATACAGACTTATCAAAGCAGTAATGGCCAAGGTTTAGACCAGAAGTTGCCAAACTGCAATCTCTGTACCACCTTAGGGCACGATGAGAGTGCCCTAAGTAAACTGCAGAAACAGTTACAATTAACCTCCAAGCCTCTTCTCTGGCTTTTAAACAGAAACCATGACAAATGTTAATGTAACACTAAAGATAAAAACCAAAGGAGCTACAGAGTAAATCAGAGCAGGAAGTCTTTCAAGTTACTGAAGGTATTTTAAGATCTTTTAAAGTGCTGTCTTTTCTCCTTTAGTAGTTTACATATTGCACTGTGAGTTATGACCAAAACCTCAAACACTGTGTACATCCTTGTGAACATAAATTGCATACACTGTGAGCTCAGCTAACAGATACAACCTCAGACTCTGCACTCATTTACAGAAGTAGTCCACAGGCAGGAATTAAAAGATCCCAACTGACGGAACATAACATTCCAGATCCCAGAACAGCATTCTCAAAGGAAAAAGACATCCCTGAGGAATCACACATTAAAAACCTCTCAGTAGCAACCCACGGAAGAGATAAAGCAAATTGAGCAACAGAATAGCATTTATTTAAGTGGATTGTATcagcttaattttttaaaaaatgcattctgCAGTCAAGAATAATGACATACTTAGTTGTCAGCAAGTTTTAGGCATCCATCTGTCAGATTCTTAAGTGAAATAGCTCAGTCCTCACTAGTAAATAAGTAGAACTCTGCCCTAGAAGTTTGCTGGCTTACTTGTGCTTAGTTCCCTGCTGAAAGTACTTAAATGAAATAGAGGCCATGCATTATTCATCTTCAGAGACTAAAAATTTGGCAAGAACATATTCTTGGGAGAAAACTAAACTTTGTTATAGGACTGTAACTGGCTATGTGAACTGGTGTTCACAGCACactcaggaggaaaaaaacttaAATATGCACAAGCtataggttaaaaaaaaccaccagtaTACCTTTAGTACATCTTGTTTGCTCCTCTCCACTTTGTCTTGTAATTTCTTGAGTTGTTCAGGATTCAGTGCTGGGTcagctttgctgtttgtttctCTGGATATAGCCAGTTTCTCCTCCTTGCAAGCAGCATGGTAAGCTTTCTTTGCAGCTTCCACCTACAAATGAGATTTGAGTTTTTGCATCTGGAACAGCTTACAGCAATCATAAAATCTTAGCCATAAAATCACATTGCAATGAAGAAATggtcaggttttgttttttcaggatgatttttcttttttccacttttttttttttaccaattttttttttttttttttgggggtgtgggTGGGGTGggaaattgttttcatttaggTCAAAGAATGAACAACACATAAGAAtcaaaataaggaaattattAGAGCATTCTTTCACCATACAAGAAATGTCACTCATACAGCTCAGAGAAGTATTGAACAGACTCAACAAAAGGGTTACAGAAGTCCCCAACTAAACACTTTTCCCTCATGCCCATGTTACCTGCTCCCCCTTCTTCTACCAACCTGTTATTTAAGAATTATGTTATATGAGAgggaaaaatccccacaaacacattttccccTCATTTATTTGAGCAATTTGTAACTTTTAATTGCATGAAATCAGATACTGTTAAAATGATAGCTTAAATTCCACTTTTTCCAGATTTTCACTGAACTCACCAAGATTAGAAGAGaccaagagaaaaatatttattttcagaagaggACAGAAAGCAAGAGATCTTTAAGAGAAAGGAGGGTCCAGCAGAAAGAATAGGGAGTTTACTCCCTTATAGAGATTTGAAACATTAGTATATTATAACACAGGATATCTAATACATAATCTACTGCTGTACCTCTTTCAGCTTTTTTGCCCAGGGTTTCTGAGCTTTCCTAAATCCATCTTCTGCTTCTTTGGTTTCCTTAAATCCTCCCATCATTTGCTTATGAAAGGCTTCCTTCTGCCAGTTCTtgattttttcaaaatcttcatTCATCAGTGAACCTTTTACTTCTAGATGTAGTTCACTCACTTTTTCAGCTTCTGACATAAAAGCACACCAAGCCCTTTCTACTGTTCCATACTGTGGGCCTAAACACAACAAAAAGTGTCATTCTCAGTAACCATCACCCACATGGAACTTATATTCCCAAGAAACTACCTGAAACTATTGACTTATATTCACTTGTAAACAGTAATGTTGATGCAAACCTAGAAAagggaacaatttcttttcATATAGAGTATTACAAACTTTTAAcccagaaaaaataatattcatttAGTCTGGAGTCCTTACCCCTATACCACAATTCTCAGTATTCCACATGTGAGCTCCCCTTTGAACTGCCTTCAGTTTTTCAATGTACTTTTTGAAGGGTGAATAACCATGGAAGGACAAACTATTACAGAATATATTAAACAGTATCAGCTTAGCCTTCCATTAGAGCAATGCCTGGGTCTTTAATTACTAGTCTTTCCCCACGTCACTGTCCCCTTGTTATTCAGAATCCCTTTTCAAATTGTACTGGAAATTATCCAGAAACAGACAGTTCTCGAGAACATGACTCCATACTGGAGGCAAGATTCATCTGCTTCAGCAAGAAACAAGCAAACTTGCAAAACAACAGGGCTTTGCTTGGTTGGGTTTTCATAAAAAAAACACTTGGTCATTTGTCTCATTACTGAGCCTCTTGCAAAGACTCCATTATTGGCTAAAACATACAGTATTTCTACTTTGTACTTACCAAAGCAAAGATACACACAAACATCTTTTTCCATTTGAGAAAGCTGTCAGAGTTCAAACTCAGCATTACCTTTCTCCACAAGCTGCTTCCACCTTTTAGCCCATTCTGTGAGCTGCTGAGCATAGCCCTTCTCTATCCGTGCCCGTTCATGAATACAATTCATAAGATCATTGCAAAGTCTGTGGCCATCATCAATTCGTTTTACTGTCCTCTTGTAATTTCCAACCTACCAAGAGACAAAGACTTAATTTCTGCTTGAAAGCTCCGAAAACAAGACAAATCTCTAATTAACATAAATACTGTAAACCAAGAGTAAGATAATACAGTAGGAAATAATCAATTATGGGATCAGAGTCATTAGTCTTAAATCAATTAATCACAAAACCTAACTGCAACAATATAACAAAGGCTAGAAGTTCCCCTGTAAAAAAAAGTTGTTAATTTAAAAGTGAAAgctttattatattttattaagtCTGCAATGTAATTATTGGCAGTCACCACAATTGTTCTGCATTATTATTTCTTGGTAATGTTCTAGATAGTGGAGAAAATCAAGAGAAATAATAGagtatttctttcccttttcaatGTTTATTATCAAGTACCTAATACATTAATTTAATGCTGCAGAGACATACAAAGGAGCATTGCAACACCTCTATCAACCATACTAATAGTTTTTAAGGATGCAGTCACTGCTGACAAACCAGATAACAACTATTTCAAAAGGATACTCTAGAACTTAATGTGGAAAGATACTGATAGAAACTGCATGACTTGAAATTGTaaatactaaagaaaaaaaaccccacagctgctcaatGTACAAGCTACAATAAAATAAGGACATGGAGCAAAATGCACACTATATAATGAACCTCCATTATATAATTAACACTCCTCTTTCACTCTTGTGCACACACCAACATGGAATAACAAATCTAAATgtctgaaaggaagaaatgccTTATACTGCTCCAGAGTAACATTTCCACTGAATTCAAGGTCAGTCAGGTTGGCCTTTGTAAACATTAAACAAGACCTAAGAACTCTGTTAGGAGAACTTGCACAGCCTATTAAATATCACAGCCAGTTTCTTATCTGCCCTAACCACctgactgaaaaacaaagattaGCAGCATGGCAGATTAAATATTCAAATTCTCAAAGAGCATTAGTCATTCTTACATTTGAATCGTATCTGCTTCACATCTGACCTAGAGAAAAACATCCAACTTTTAGATTCACATTTATTCAGAATTTTGTCAGCAGATGTACATACAAGCCATTTGCTTGAGAAAAATAGTATACAGAGAAACACtcttaaaaggggaaaaaaatccctatagTAAATATTGGAGGAATAAATGACTATATTGATAAATATAGGCATATGTACACATATGCTAGGTCTTCTCATtaaatctgggaaaaaataaaatcaaaaccatCAATGGCATGACAAAACCATTTCTCTTAGTGGCTTCAAAGAATTCATTTGAGCATGTTTTTTAGTTTGGACTAGATTCACTTCAACAGATCAAAGGAATTTAGTTAGCATCTAAGTAAGGCATTAGTTAGCAGTCACTGATTTGTCTAAATCATGTAAACAAATGCATACACGCACCCCCTGCACATTTAAACATAAGCCACAACATAACTGAAGATAAGAAGCCACCAGAGTCAATGCATCCATGTCAACTGATTGCATCTATTACCaagaaagcatgaaaaataaCCTTCTATTTTCAGGAGAAATGGAGAAGTAGGCAGTTATACATACACAGTCAAAGTATTAAGGGAATTAAATACCTCCAAGACTATCTACATTCTTTGTAATGGAAAACAAATCATTCACCTGCTCAGAATTACTCCAGCTGTAGGTTCACAGTCAAGCAGACTTTGAAAACAGGTTATGTTAGCTTGGCACAACTACTGAAGCCTTATATTAGCATCAATTTATGTCTCCAGTTATGTGCCCAGGGATTTATGTCTGTAGCACGAACATTTCCTTTCATATATTTTCACTATgaaattagcattttaaatGCTAATATTGAATGAGAGCTGGCTGCCTTGTGGTGTATTTAATCTTTTCATTCTGAGCAAACTCTAACCTCATGGTAATATCTAGCAGCTGCCAAATTCCAGGCAGGTATTCAGGTGGCTGAACTGAGCTTACCTTTGATGGTCCATTCATTGTTATCACATAAGGGCACTTTTAAAGGGCTGCATGCACACCACAGATAATTCACCCacactgcctcctcctcctcaggaggACTGAAGGAACTCAGCATCACAGTTTAGAATCAGTATAAAGAGGAATCACCAGGCCTACAATGCTAGAAAATAACCTGGTATATTCTGCAAAGAAATACACTTTTACACTGAAATTTGCCCTATGAGGAATGCTAGaattttggaaataaagcattttttctgtgttccaTAAGTTATATAACTTGGGATGTAACATTTTTAAACCTACTGGTTTCTCtaaaaacttgcattttaaGTTAGGGACAATGCAATGACACATTTTAGAGATGTGGAATGTGCAGCCTGTCACTGTAGGACACGAGATTTAAGACACAAAGTCCTTAGGCCACAGAGCCAAGTAAAGGGAAAAGAATTTCAGTCTTTATGTGGCCAAGGAACTACTAGATTAACTGCAgataggttaaaaaaataaatgaaaaacataGCAACACACTGAAGACACCCTGAACTCTGAAAAACAGGTTATACATTGTTTATTCAAGACTCTTTTCACCAATTTCTGAGGTAAATGGCAAACCCTCTGCAAAActtccccctttccccttcACAATAAGTATTtgagcaaattaaaaatgaagagtTCTTTTATTT
Coding sequences:
- the PACSIN2 gene encoding protein kinase C and casein kinase substrate in neurons protein 2 isoform X1, whose translation is MSGSYDDSVGVEVSSDSFWEVGNYKRTVKRIDDGHRLCNDLMNCIHERARIEKGYAQQLTEWAKRWKQLVEKGPQYGTVERAWCAFMSEAEKVSELHLEVKGSLMNEDFEKIKNWQKEAFHKQMMGGFKETKEAEDGFRKAQKPWAKKLKEVEAAKKAYHAACKEEKLAISRETNSKADPALNPEQLKKLQDKVERSKQDVLKTKEKYEKSLKELDNATPQYMENMEQVFEQCQQFEEKRLRFFREVLLEVQKHLDLSNVASYKNIYRELEQNIKTADAVEDLRWFRANQGPGMSMNWPQFEEWSADLNRTLSRREKKKASDGVTLTGINQTGDQVSQPNKHSSSVSVQSNTVQSVQSSYNPFEDEEDTGSTVSEKEDNKIKNVSSYEKNQSYPTDWSDEESNNPFSSTDANGDTNPFDEDTPPTMEVRVRALYDYEGQEQDELSFKAGDELTKMENEDEQGWCKGRLDNGQVGLYPANYVEPIQ
- the PACSIN2 gene encoding protein kinase C and casein kinase substrate in neurons protein 2 isoform X3, yielding MSGSYDDSVGVEVSSDSFWEVGNYKRTVKRIDDGHRLCNDLMNCIHERARIEKGYAQQLTEWAKRWKQLVEKGPQYGTVERAWCAFMSEAEKVSELHLEVKGSLMNEDFEKIKNWQKEAFHKQMMGGFKETKEAEDGFRKAQKPWAKKLKEVEAAKKAYHAACKEEKLAISRETNSKADPALNPEQLKKLQDKVERSKQDVLKTKEKYEKSLKELDNATPQYMENMEQVFEQCQQFEEKRLRFFREVLLEVQKHLDLSNVASYKNIYRELEQNIKTADAVEDLRWFRANQGPGMSMNWPQFEEWSADLNRTLSRREKKKASDGVTLTGINQTGDQVSQPNKHSSVSSYEKNQSYPTDWSDEESNNPFSSTDANGDTNPFDEDTPPTMEVRVRALYDYEGQEQDELSFKAGDELTKMENEDEQGWCKGRLDNGQVGLYPANYVEPIQ
- the PACSIN2 gene encoding protein kinase C and casein kinase substrate in neurons protein 2 isoform X2; the encoded protein is MSGSYDDSVGVEVSSDSFWEVGNYKRTVKRIDDGHRLCNDLMNCIHERARIEKGYAQQLTEWAKRWKQLVEKGPQYGTVERAWCAFMSEAEKVSELHLEVKGSLMNEDFEKIKNWQKEAFHKQMMGGFKETKEAEDGFRKAQKPWAKKLKEVEAAKKAYHAACKEEKLAISRETNSKADPALNPEQLKKLQDKVERSKQDVLKTKEKYEKSLKELDNATPQYMENMEQVFEQCQQFEEKRLRFFREVLLEVQKHLDLSNVASYKNIYRELEQNIKTADAVEDLRWFRANQGPGMSMNWPQFEEWSADLNRTLSRREKKKASDGVTLTGINQTGDQVSQPNKHSSVSVQSNTVQSVQSSYNPFEDEEDTGSTVSEKEDNKIKNVSSYEKNQSYPTDWSDEESNNPFSSTDANGDTNPFDEDTPPTMEVRVRALYDYEGQEQDELSFKAGDELTKMENEDEQGWCKGRLDNGQVGLYPANYVEPIQ